The genomic window GCGGAGACCGAACCCGCCGAAGGTGGCTCCGCCGAGCCCACGGAAGCGACCGAGGAACCCGAGTCGAGCACGAGTGAACCCGCCGGCGAGCAGACGGCCGACGAGGATGCGACCGCCGCCGACACCGGCGCAGATAGAGACGAGCAGGATTCCACAGGAGTAGCCCAACCGGAAACGGGCGAGGACGCTCCGGCGGAATCCGCGACCGAGCCTGCGAAGGCTGCCGTCGACGAATCCGCCGAAACCGAGGAAACTACCGAGGGCGAGGAACCCTCCGAGAGCGACGAATCCGAGGCCGACGGTGAACTGTACGAGGTCGACGAGGCGGAACGCGAGCAGATCGAAGAGGAGTACGGCGTCGGCTTCCAGAGCGGCACCGAGGTCGACCCGGCCGGGGAGGCAGGAATCGAGACCGACGACACGCCCCCGGGAGCGAACGAGGGCGAGGAGCCTGCCGCCGTGGAAGCAAGCGACGAGACCGACGGTGCCGAGGCTGAGTCCGAATCAGTTGCAGACGACGATGACGAGGACAGCGAATCCGAAGACGCCGAATCCGAGGACGTCGACCTCGAAGGAGTGCTGCTCGAAGAGATGTCCGCGCTCGACGATGGCGACGGCGCCGATCGCGAGGCGCTGATCGACGCGGTGGCCGGGACAACCGGTGCCGACGCCGACGCCATCGACGACGCCATCGACGACCTGCTGATGAGCGGCCAGTGCTACGAGCCCGGCGACGGCCAGCTCAAACCCATCTGATGGCGACCGTCGAACCGGTCCCCGACGCGCCGGCGGCGACGGCGTGGCTCGACGGCGAGCGAGCCCTGCTCGTCGCGGATTACCACGCCGGCATCGAGGTCGCACTCGCGATCGAGCGGGGCATCGAAGTCGAATCCCGCGCCGAGGAGCGTCGCCAGCGACTGGTCGATCTCGTCGAGCAGACCCGCCCCGATGTGCTCGTTATTCTCGGCGACCTGATGCACTCGATCGGCGATCCGGGTGGCCGCGAACGCGACGAGATCGAGGCGCTGGTCGAGGCCTTGCCCGACCTCCCGATCACGCTCGTGAAAGGCAATCACGACGGCGCAATCGAGGAGTGGGTACCACGCGTCGATGTGACGGACGGGGCCGGCGTCCGATTTGGCGAGATCGGGGTCGCCCACGGCCACACCTGGCCTGCGAGGGAGGTGCTCGAGGCCGACGTCGTTTGCGTGGGCCACGAGCATCCACAGGTCCGCCTGGAGGACGAGGTCGGCGGCAGTCGCGTCGAACGGGTGTGGCTCCGGGGGCCGATGGCGGGCGCCCCGTTCGAGGCACGCGACGACGAACTGGACTGGAGCGCACCCGAACTCGTCGTCCTTCCGGCCTTCAACGGCCTCGCTGGCGGCACCTGGATCAACGTCGAGGGCCAGGAGTTCCTCGCACCGTTCCTCCCGGAGGGACTCGCCAGCGGGGAGGCGTTCCTCCTCGACGGAACGCGACTCGGGGACTATCGGACCGTTTAGAGAGCACGGGGTCGGGACCCCAGCCACGAAATCCCGACCCGGCTTGGCAGGAGGCGTATCGTGCTGATCTCGGCGGCTGTACAGTTCGGTCGTCGACGGGGCACCGTCGACAAGAAGAGCTACGGGGAAGACGCAGATATATCGTCGCTCATGGGCAGATATTACACTTCATTGGCCGACTGTGCTACATACAGCCAAATGTATTTACTATAGTAAAACATTCCCGTCAAATTTTGGAGCGGCACGCTTGCGTCGTGGACAGGTGCAGACGTGCACCTGATTATCCCGAACGGTTACTACCGACACCTTCACTGGACGTTCGTCCAGAGTTCAAACGTCTTTGAGGACGTAGATTCAGTATTAGGGCTGACGTTAAGCCGATCGACGCACCCGAAGGAGGTATGCACGGCATCGATCCGTACGAATCGACCGATCCAACCTTCGAGTGCCCGAGCTGTGGCGCCCGTTCCGACGACCGCGGCGAATGCGATTCGTGTTCGACCACAATGTTGAACATCTCCGTGGCGCGCGAGTGAGGAGTCGAGCGACGCCCGGCGCTCGCTAATCGCGCCAGGGACTCGCATTCGAGACCACTGTCCTTAACGGCGCTGCAGCGCTAGGACGGCCGATGAGTCGGGAGTCCGGGGCGGACGCGTTCTCGCAACTCGGGCCAGCGGTCCGCTCGGCACTTTCCGCACGGGGCTTCGCGACCCCGACCGAGCCCCAGCGGCTCGCGATCCCCCCGCTCGCCGACGGCCGACACACCCTCGTGGTCGCGCCGACCGGCACCGGGAAGACCGAGACCGCGATGTTGCCGGTGTTCGACGCCGTCGCGGAAGCCGAACACAGCTTCGGCATCTCCGCGCTGTACGTCACGCCGCTCCGCGCGCTGAACCGCGACATGCGCGACCGCCTGGACTGGTGGGGCGAGGAACTGGACCTCGACATCGACGTTCGCCACGGCGACACCTCAGACTACCAGCGCAGCAAGCAGGCCGACGATCCGCCGGACGTGCTCGTGACGACGCCGGAGACGCTCCAGGCGATGTTCACGGGGAAGAAGCTCCGACGGGCGCTCGAAGACGTCGAGCACGTCGTGATCGACGAGATTCACGAACTGGCGGCGTCGAAACGCGGCGCACAGCTCGCGATCGCCCTCGAACGACTCCGCGACCTCGCTGGCCCGTTCCAGCGCGTCGGGCTCTCCGCGACCGTCGGCGATCCCGAGACCGTCGGGGCCTTCCTCACCGGCGGCCGTGGGTGTGCGATCCGCGAAGTCGACGTCGGGAGTCGGCTCGAACTCGACGTGGTCGTGCCGGAGGTCACGGCCGAGGACGAGGCGCTCGCGAGCGAACTGATGATCGAGGAGGAGTTCGCGAGCCACGTCCGGGCGATCCGGGACGTCGTAGCGGAGAACGAGTCGACGCTGATCTTCGTGAACACTCGGCAGACGGCGGAGGCGATGGGCTCGCGGTTCACGCAGCTAGCTGCCGACGAGGATAGCGGATCCGGAGGCGAGGGCGTCGTCGACGTCGGCGTTCACCACGGCTCGCTCGCGAAGTCGGCCCGGATCGAGATCGAGGACTCCTTCAAGGCCGGCGAACTCGACGGCCTGCTCTGTACGTCGTCGATGGAACTCGGCATCGACGTGGGCCACGTCGACCACGTCGTCCAGTACCAGAGTCCACGTCAGGTAACCAGGTTGCTCCAGCGCGTCGGGCGTGCCGGGCACCGCAGCGACAAAGTGTCGGCCGGGACGGTCGTCGCGACCCGCTCCGACGACGCACTGGAGGCGATGGCGATCGCACGCCGGTCGCTCGACGGCGAGGTCGAACCCGCGCCGATCCACGAGGGGAGCCTCGACGTCGTCGCGAACCAGGTCGGTGGGCTCGTCGAGGGACAGGGTGGCGTCCACGCCCGCCGAGCGTACGAGATCGTCACCGCGGCCTACCCGTTCCGCGATCTCGACAAATCGACGTTCAAGGACGTCGTCCGGGAGCTTTCCAAGAACCGGATCGTCTACCTCGACGAGGACGCAGACCGCATCGAATCCTCCGGCACCTGGCGGTACGTCTACGAGAACCTCTCGATGATCCCGGACGAGGAGACCTACGCCGTCGAAGACGTGGCCTCGGGTTCACAGATCGGGACCCTCGACGAGCGGTTCGTCGCGACGTTCGCCGAACCCGGCGCGGCGTTCATCCAGGGCGGACAGATGTGGCGCGTCACGAACGTCGACGACGACGACGGTTCGCTGACGGTGTCGCCGATCGAGGATCCGAGTGGCGAGATCCCGTCCTGGATCGGCGAGGAGATTCCGGTCCCACGGCCCGTCGCGGAGGAGGTCGGCGAACTCCGCGGCGTGGCGGGCAGACAGTTCGAGCATGGAGCCGACCGCGCAGCCGTCGCGCGAGACCTCGCCCGTCGGTACCCGATCGAGGCCGAGCACGTCGCGCGGGCACTTGACCCGATCGAGCGCCACGCCGGGGAAGCGCCGCTTCCGACGGACGAGGGCATCCTGATCGAACGCGAGGGCGGGAAGATCGTGCTCAACGCGCCCTACGGCCACGACGCCAACGAGACGCTCGGTCGGATGCTCTCGGCGTTGCTCGGCCAGCGCACCGGCTCCTCGGTCGGGCTCGACGTCGACCCGTACCGAATCGATCTGGAGGTCCCCGGCATCGTCGACGGCAGGGACGTCATCGCCGTGCTCGAGGAGACCGACCCCGACCACGTCGAGCCGTTGCTGGAGCTCTCACTCGATCGCTCCGAGGCGCTCGCGTTCCGGCTCTCGCAGGTCGCCGAGCACTTCGGCGCGATCAAACCCTGGCAGGGCGACTCGAGCCCACCGGCGAGCCGCCTCCGACAGTACCTCGCGAACACGCCGGCATACGAAGAGGCCAAACGTGAGGTGTTCCACGAGGACCTCGACGTCGAGGCAGCAGCCGATCTCCTGCGGTCGATCCAGCGCGACGAGATCGCGATCGAACTCGTCGGTGGCCGGACGCCGATCGGGACGGCGGGCAGGAGTTCGAACATGGAGCTCCTCGTCCCGCAGAACGCGGACGCGGGCGTCGTCGAACAGGTGAAAGATCGAATCTACGGCGACGACGTCCGGCTGTTCTGCGTCCACTGCACGGAGTACGATCGAGTGAAGCCCGTCAAGCGCGTTCGCGAGGAGCCCTCCTGTCCGCACTGCGAGTCGACGATGATCGCCGCGTTGCACCCGTGGGCCGACGACGCCGTGACCGCTATCAAGGCCGACGACAAAGACGACGAACAGGAGAAGCTGACCGAGCGAGCCTATCGTTCCGCGAGCCTCGTCCAGCACCACGGGAAACCGGCCGTGATCGCGATGGCGGCCCGTGGCGTCGGACCGGACACGGCTGCCCGGATCATCAACAAGCACCGCGAAGCCGAGGCCGACTTCTACCGCGACATCCTGGAACAGGAGCGCCAGTACGCCCGGACGAAATCCTTCTGGGACTGACCGGTCGTTCCGATCGGCGAGCGCGGCGGCCGGGACTACCTCGTGGGAAACCCTTTTGCGGCGGCGGACGAAACCGCCGGTCGAGACATGAGCGTCACCCTGAAAGACTTCTATGCGGACTGGTGTGGGCCGTGCAAGACCCAGGATCCCATCCTCGACGAGTTGTCCGAGGACTGGGGCGACCGCTTCGCCGTCGAGAAGGTCAACGTCGACGAGGAGCAGGAGATCGCCAACGAGTATCAGGTGCGCTCGCTCCCGACGCTGATCGTCGAGAACGAGGACGGCGTCGTCGAGCGCTTCGTCGGCGTCACCCAGCGCGAGGACCTCGAGGACGCGCTCGAACAGGCTGGCGCGTAGCGCGAATCGTCGATTCTCTGGATCGGTGTATGCTGCGGAACGGCCGGTCAGCGACGCGGACCGTCGGTGTGCCTTGTTCCGAGCGAGACGGACGGCGACTCAGAAGGAAAGCGGCTCTGCGGCCTCCCAACGAGGGCCGTAGAGCTCCTGCACGTCGGCAGCGAACTCGGGATCCTTCAGGTCGATGACGCCGAAGGGCTCGTCGGGCTCCAGTGGGTGCGGCACGTGGATGGTGACCTCCGTGGCGTCGATGAGGTTGAAGGTCCCCGCGACGTTCGGGGCCGTCCGGACCTCGTAGCGAGGATGCTCCGAGAGCGTCCGTCGGTGACGATTGCCGACCTCCGGCGGGAGTGAATCCACGAGGCCGGGGGTGAGCAAGACCTCGATGGTGACGCCGCGGTCGAGAGCCGATTCGAGTTCGTCCACGGCGAGGATCCCGAGTTCGGACACGTCGAACAGCGGGCTCCGATCCGAGCCGACAACGACGATCCGGTCCTCCGCGGCTGCGAGACGTTCGATGAGCAGGTCGACGGCGTTCTCCGCGCCGACGGCGGCCGTCCAGAACTGTTCCTCGACGGGTTCGGCCGCGTCGAGTTCGACCGAAAGGTCGTCGACGATCTCCTCGTACTGTTCGGCCTGCGCGTCGAGTTCGCGCTTCTTGTCCTCCAGCAGCCGGTCGAGCGCCGTCGCCGGTTCGACGGCGACGTACTTCTTGGGCCGGCTGGCCGTCTGGCTGCGAACGAGGTTGTACTGCTCGAGGCTGTTCAACACGTCGTAGATCCGGCCCATCGGGACGTCACTCGCGCGTGACAACTCCTTGGCCGTTGCAGGCCCCGTATTGAGGAGCGCACGGTACGCCCGTGCTTCGTACTCCGAGAGACCGAGATCCCTGAGACTCGCCATATCGGTCGTTCAAGAGACGGTAGAACATAAACACTGCGTTGGTTGTTTATACCACGCGGGAGCAGTTTTGCCGGATGCGAGGCAGGGTCAGAGCTGGGATGCAACGCGCTCGCTCAGCTCTTCGGGGTGGAATGCCGGTGCGGACCGCTCGCCATCGGCGACTACGTACGCCGCGTCGGGTTCGTAGTCGACATCGCGATCGATCGGTTCGCCAGCATCGCCGATTGCGGGCACGACGATCGCCTCGTGGTCTGCGAGACGCAGGGCGGCCCGATGCAGATCGCTTCCGACGGCTGCCGTCAGATCGATCCGCACGGTCCCGCGAAGGAGGCGCCCCGCGACGGTCCCGAAAGCGGCAGCCTGCGGGCCGAATCGTTCGTGGGCGCCGGCGAAGGCCTCGGCAGTCTCCCGAGCGATCGATTCGTATCGATCCACCCCGGTCACCTCCGCGAGGTCGAGTAAAGCACCGGCGAGTTCGACGTTGGCGTCAAGCGGCCTGAGCGGACGGTCTAGAAGCCCGACGTCCCCGATGGGACCGTCGACGAACGTCTGGCCGGGTCGCCGCTCGTCGATCGCGGTGTCGACCAGTTCGCGAGCGAGGGCCACGGGGCCAGATGCAGTCTCCTCACCGTCGAACGCATCCACGGCAGGATCCGGACCGAGCACGCCACGAGCGGTGACGAGCGTCCGAATCGTTCGTGCCGTATCGAGGAGCAGTCCACGTTCCCCGTCCGAGTCCTCGGCCGCGGGTGATCGATAGTGGACGGTCTCGCCCTCCTCGATCAACGAGCCCACGAGCGTAGCGAGCGCCCTGCGCGCGAACGCCTCGGCGGTCTCGTCGTCGGTCACCGCCGCCACGGAGAGCAGGGCGTCGATGCCCAGGGCATTCCAGTCAGCGAGCACGGTCTCGTCGACGAACGGTGCCTCGGCACGTTCCCGCTCCGAAGGCTCGAGCGCGTAGTAGTCCGCGCCTGGACCTGCGGCCTGGCTAGCGGCGAACGCACCGCGATCGCCTGGGGCGTCGTCGGTCCAGAGCGTCGTCGTCAGGAACTCGACGCCGCGCTCGGCGGACCGGCGGTAGGACTCCTCGCCGGTGTAGCGGTACGCGGCCGCAAACGCCCGGATCAAGGCAGCGTTCGAGTCGAGCAGCTTCTCGTAGCTCACCGAACTCCAGTTCCGGTTGGCTGCGCTGCGGTGGAACCCGCCGGCGTGCTCGTCCTCGAGATTGGACGAGATCGCGTCGAGGGTCCGGAGTGCCATCTCACGATCCCGCTTGAGCGCGAACTCGATCGCCCGCGGCATCGGGAACTTCGCGCCGGTGCCCCAGCCGCCGGCCTGCTCGTCGAAGTTCTCCCGGAGCGTCTCGAGCAGGTGGCCCTCGATCGACGCGTCGAGGGGCGCGCCCGGTGGTTCTTCGTCGGCGAGCGCACGCGGAACCCGCCCCGCCGTCGATCCCTGCTCGCTCCACGTTCGGCGAACGCCCTCGATCGCCCCACGCATGCCCGACGCGGTCAGCGGTCCGGCGGCATTCAGGACCTCGCCCTCCGGCGTCAAAAACGCGGTCGAGGGGACCCCGCCCATCGCGTACCGGTTCGCGACCCGCGGGTTCCGATCGACGTCGGCTCGAACCGGGACGAACCCGTCGTCGATGTCTGCCGCGACGCGGGGCTCGCCATACGTCTCGGCGTCCATCTGCCGGCACTCCTCGGACCACGTCGCAGTCAGGGAGAGCAGCACGGGCACGCCAGCGTTCGCTGCCTCGTCGAAGGTGGCCTGGCCCCACGGTCGCCACTCGACGTGGCCACCCGGCGGCCAGGTCGGGACGCCTGGTGCCGGATCGCTCGCTGCGGCCCGTTCCGCGGCCCTGCTTCCCGGCGCGGGCTCCTCGGTTCCGTCCGGATCCTCGGTCATGGTCGCGCTACCGCTCGGCGGGGTAAGTGGCTTCGGAGTCGAACCGGGCCAGCCCAGGTTCGGCCGCGCTCAGAGGCGTCGGTAGCCCGATCGAGTCTCGACGATCTCGCCGCGGCCCTCCAGCTTCCTGAGCGCCCGGTCGACGTACTCGCGTGGGACGCCGTGCTCCTCGGCGTAGTCCCGGATCGCCGCACCGTCAGGTTCCTCGTGGACGTCGAAGGCGTCGAGGACGATCTCCCGACGGCTCCGGCTTCCACCACCGCCGCTGGCCCGTTCGCCCGCTTCGGCGACGGCCTCCGGATCGATGCCCGCGGCTTCCAGTTGCGTCTCGTCGTCGATGACGTCCTCGCCGATCGACGCTTCGAGGTCGCCGAAGGAGGGCGCCGCGTCGCCCG from Salinarchaeum sp. Harcht-Bsk1 includes these protein-coding regions:
- a CDS encoding metallophosphoesterase, yielding MATVEPVPDAPAATAWLDGERALLVADYHAGIEVALAIERGIEVESRAEERRQRLVDLVEQTRPDVLVILGDLMHSIGDPGGRERDEIEALVEALPDLPITLVKGNHDGAIEEWVPRVDVTDGAGVRFGEIGVAHGHTWPAREVLEADVVCVGHEHPQVRLEDEVGGSRVERVWLRGPMAGAPFEARDDELDWSAPELVVLPAFNGLAGGTWINVEGQEFLAPFLPEGLASGEAFLLDGTRLGDYRTV
- a CDS encoding DEAD/DEAH box helicase; the protein is MSRESGADAFSQLGPAVRSALSARGFATPTEPQRLAIPPLADGRHTLVVAPTGTGKTETAMLPVFDAVAEAEHSFGISALYVTPLRALNRDMRDRLDWWGEELDLDIDVRHGDTSDYQRSKQADDPPDVLVTTPETLQAMFTGKKLRRALEDVEHVVIDEIHELAASKRGAQLAIALERLRDLAGPFQRVGLSATVGDPETVGAFLTGGRGCAIREVDVGSRLELDVVVPEVTAEDEALASELMIEEEFASHVRAIRDVVAENESTLIFVNTRQTAEAMGSRFTQLAADEDSGSGGEGVVDVGVHHGSLAKSARIEIEDSFKAGELDGLLCTSSMELGIDVGHVDHVVQYQSPRQVTRLLQRVGRAGHRSDKVSAGTVVATRSDDALEAMAIARRSLDGEVEPAPIHEGSLDVVANQVGGLVEGQGGVHARRAYEIVTAAYPFRDLDKSTFKDVVRELSKNRIVYLDEDADRIESSGTWRYVYENLSMIPDEETYAVEDVASGSQIGTLDERFVATFAEPGAAFIQGGQMWRVTNVDDDDGSLTVSPIEDPSGEIPSWIGEEIPVPRPVAEEVGELRGVAGRQFEHGADRAAVARDLARRYPIEAEHVARALDPIERHAGEAPLPTDEGILIEREGGKIVLNAPYGHDANETLGRMLSALLGQRTGSSVGLDVDPYRIDLEVPGIVDGRDVIAVLEETDPDHVEPLLELSLDRSEALAFRLSQVAEHFGAIKPWQGDSSPPASRLRQYLANTPAYEEAKREVFHEDLDVEAAADLLRSIQRDEIAIELVGGRTPIGTAGRSSNMELLVPQNADAGVVEQVKDRIYGDDVRLFCVHCTEYDRVKPVKRVREEPSCPHCESTMIAALHPWADDAVTAIKADDKDDEQEKLTERAYRSASLVQHHGKPAVIAMAARGVGPDTAARIINKHREAEADFYRDILEQERQYARTKSFWD
- a CDS encoding co-chaperone YbbN produces the protein MSVTLKDFYADWCGPCKTQDPILDELSEDWGDRFAVEKVNVDEEQEIANEYQVRSLPTLIVENEDGVVERFVGVTQREDLEDALEQAGA
- a CDS encoding TrmB family transcriptional regulator translates to MASLRDLGLSEYEARAYRALLNTGPATAKELSRASDVPMGRIYDVLNSLEQYNLVRSQTASRPKKYVAVEPATALDRLLEDKKRELDAQAEQYEEIVDDLSVELDAAEPVEEQFWTAAVGAENAVDLLIERLAAAEDRIVVVGSDRSPLFDVSELGILAVDELESALDRGVTIEVLLTPGLVDSLPPEVGNRHRRTLSEHPRYEVRTAPNVAGTFNLIDATEVTIHVPHPLEPDEPFGVIDLKDPEFAADVQELYGPRWEAAEPLSF
- a CDS encoding DUF255 domain-containing protein, which gives rise to MTEDPDGTEEPAPGSRAAERAAASDPAPGVPTWPPGGHVEWRPWGQATFDEAANAGVPVLLSLTATWSEECRQMDAETYGEPRVAADIDDGFVPVRADVDRNPRVANRYAMGGVPSTAFLTPEGEVLNAAGPLTASGMRGAIEGVRRTWSEQGSTAGRVPRALADEEPPGAPLDASIEGHLLETLRENFDEQAGGWGTGAKFPMPRAIEFALKRDREMALRTLDAISSNLEDEHAGGFHRSAANRNWSSVSYEKLLDSNAALIRAFAAAYRYTGEESYRRSAERGVEFLTTTLWTDDAPGDRGAFAASQAAGPGADYYALEPSERERAEAPFVDETVLADWNALGIDALLSVAAVTDDETAEAFARRALATLVGSLIEEGETVHYRSPAAEDSDGERGLLLDTARTIRTLVTARGVLGPDPAVDAFDGEETASGPVALARELVDTAIDERRPGQTFVDGPIGDVGLLDRPLRPLDANVELAGALLDLAEVTGVDRYESIARETAEAFAGAHERFGPQAAAFGTVAGRLLRGTVRIDLTAAVGSDLHRAALRLADHEAIVVPAIGDAGEPIDRDVDYEPDAAYVVADGERSAPAFHPEELSERVASQL
- a CDS encoding DUF5817 domain-containing protein, whose product is MYAVVGCTECSSLWVIEQGGDSATCPRCGKRHQTKKLRHFAEAAEADDAREARAALVANRRGAGDAAPSFGDLEASIGEDVIDDETQLEAAGIDPEAVAEAGERASGGGGSRSRREIVLDAFDVHEEPDGAAIRDYAEEHGVPREYVDRALRKLEGRGEIVETRSGYRRL